The DNA segment GTCTGCAAGATCAGGTAAAAAAACCATTTCCATCCTGTACTATAGAAATAGTAATTCCAGACAGGCTGACTAGTAGAAATAGCTTGTGTATAACAGCGTGTAGTTCAGTTTATCATTGGCTTCTGCTTATATAGTTTTAATATCACAACCAATGATCTAATATTTATGCATGAGATAAAGCTTTGTCAATGGTTTTGTGTTGATATTTAGGTCTATCGTTTAATGTCTGTAACTTTTGCAAATTTGTATGTCAAACATTAGTAACCTATTTAGCTACAAATAACTTATGCAAGCTAATCATGATTTATATTGTAGTCATTCTAAATAAATTGTCAAACAAATCCCAATTTTACAGTTGAGACATCTCCAAGGAATGGCTATACTATTATGCAAATAGAATTCTTAAAAGCATTCAACGAGAACTGATAaaagaataatataattataatgtaTATAGCAATTATGAGCAAGAATTTACTTAAATCTTCTTCAAATGTAAGTGGCAGCTAATAGCCCATTCAAAATCTAATATGCAGGCAGGATTGTTGTTCTTTATTGCTGTCTTTTGGGGCTTCTTCCCGGTTTTCACGGCAATCTTTACATTTCCACAAGAAAGAGCAATGTTAAATAAGGAAAGAGCAGTTGACATGTACAGGCTAAGCGCTTATTTCATGGCCAGGACAACAAGCGATTTGCCGCTGGACCTGTTCCTACCAATAATATTCCTGCTAATTGTATATTTCATGGCAGCATTAAGGCAGAGTGTGGAGGCCTTCTTTCTTACTATGTTAATTGTATTTCTCAGTATTGTTGCTGCCCAGGTATGCAGGACAAAAAATAGTATATTTCTAGAAGCAGCATCTGTCATATGTCATCAAGGTGTCGGTTATATAGAGTTTATCTTCTGTGCAGGGACTAGGATTGGCAATCGGAGCCTCACTAATGGACGTCAAGAAGGCAACTACTTTAGCTTCAGTTACAGTAATGACCTTTATGCTCGCTGGTGGATTTTTTGTGAAGGTAAGGGTTATTTCATGCTTTACAGGAGAATATCTTAATCAATATAAGCAAAATTATGAATCATCACATTTTCATCAAACACTTTTGTTTTATTCTACAATAGAAACACATATTTTTTTCAGATAAAAAATATTCATGTCATTGCATGGACTAGAGAGAAAGATTCTAATAGCTTTAAAGAACTAAtaacaataatataataagaaattaGTACTAACAATGATCTCAAATAAGAATTGCCCTTGCCACTCAGTAGAAACAGTATGGCACAAAAGTTCACAAGCAAAAACACAATGTATGTTAACTTTTGTGTTAAATAGTAATCATGGATGTTTTTGAGGCATTTGCACAATCTTTCTCCTCCACTTAGGTAAAATCTTGAAAGATTTAAGCAACATGTATGAACTATTTTTCTCCTGTTTGACATTATTAAGGGGAAAAAGGAAACATATAAATAAATGTGACACATTTTGTTTTTCTCATAGTAGATTGATCAAAATAGATAACATGGTACTAATAATTGCAGAGGGTTCCAGTATTCATATCATGGGTCCGCTACATGTCTTTCAACTATCACACTTACAGACTCTTACTCAAGGTGCAGTATGACCAAGCACCACTCTCTCTAAATGTTACTCACCTCAACAATGGTGTTATAGAAGTTGGAGCCATGATAGCAATGGTGTTTGGTTACCGACTCTTGGCGTACATTTCCCTAAGAAGAATGAATCTTCATCATGCTGCTTAAGCAAGAATGCACGGAGGAAATTTTTCATCTCCAGCAAATCATAGTTTGGAAAGACCCAAGCCCAAAGAGAAGGATGCAAAAAAGGACTTTTAGTAGAGATTTTAATTTCTATACTATCCATCATTTGGAATTTGTAAAGCATCGTGCTTTAGAAGATATGAAATGAAGAGGTTGAGCAGAAATTGTGCAAATATTTTCCTCACGGGAAAATTAGTTGCAGACGTAAGAAGATATTGGAACCTAAAATTTGTttaaaccaatagcctcaatgtgtCTATACTACGCAGCACTAATTTTATTAAGAACATCATGTAGAAGAGAACTAAAGAATGGTTATACTTACATGATAAAGGATGCGTAGaaaaatatttgaaattatgatattGCCTCGTTATCCAGAAGAGAAACATCCCAGAAAATAGACAAATGAATTACAGGTCATTGAACGTAAACTAAAGATGTTGAAAAACCTAACTAAAATTCAAATGACTTAAACTTTCACCCAAAAGCAATCTAAATTGCCATTCAAGTAAAGATGCTTGTCGGATATTAATTAACTCAATTCGGCAAGGAAGGACATAATTCCTTACAATAGAACTACTATCTAGAAATACAATTTTGAAGATCCCTATACAAAATAATAATTCATATTTCACAACTTGGAGGATGTCCACAAAAGCAGCAAATGTCAAAACTGAACCTACTTGGAGAAAACAGAAAAACCATACACAACCAGAAACTAGTTAGAACATTTTAGAATCTTCTGTCAAGAAACAAAGAAATTCTGAAGCCCTAGATATAAACTCTATTGGCGCGAAATACATTGTTTTACCCACTAGAATTTAGGATGGAAAAACCCTAGTTGTGTTTTCCAAGGGTTGAATGTCAACGAGCCAGTTATGTGATTCCCGTGTATGCTTACAGTATAGTACCAACAAACACAGAGCATAAGCAGCAGCATTCTGGATGCTTTGGATCTGACAAGCAATCAAATCTTTGAACCTATATCGTACATGCTTAGTGGCAATCATCACTGAACTTCTGCCGGTGCTACATGGTCATATTCATCAACATATGCATCGTGCACTAACATAATCAATTGGAGACCATTTAAGATTCCAAATTCTGAAATTTCTTCCGAAACCATGTGATGGTCCAATAGTCATGCCGTTTAACCATTAGTTCAGACACCGGATCAAATGACTGTCCTTTTCTTAGCTATGTGATGGTTCCATCAGTTCTTCCTTTGTTTTCCATGTCAATTTCAATCAGCACTAACAGTGACAATAAAAGGCAGCTCCCTAGGAAGGAGGCAAGAACAAGGCTTAAAAATTCAACAAAAAATGTAAGTTAAATTTCAAAAAACAGGAGCAATACCTCACCTTGTCGCTAAAACCAAGCATCACCAACGAACCAGCACAAAAAAGTAGGTTCATCCCTCTAGTAGTATCTAGAGCCGCTTGAGGAATCATAGGCTTCTAGAAAGATGAGTTGCTGCCACCATCCATCCAACCCGCCGACCAGTCCCAAAGCACTCCGTCGACCAAGGAGGAGGAAACCCTAAGTTCCTGCTCCGGCGGCCAAATCCATCGGCGTCAAGTGCTGGAGAGGGAGGCGAGAAGCTGAGACCCGACACAAGCATGGGGGAGAGAGGCCCACAGGTTCTCCTCCACAATCGACGAGAGTTCATGCAAAAATTCGTAGGATCCCCTGACGAAATGTGGTTACAGTAGAATCATTCCAGGCCACCGCGAAGAAGACAACCATatggcctatatatatatatatatatatatatagtgacatACGAAAGTAGATGACCCACGAAGGTACCCAGGCGATCTGACCGCCAATTTGGCGCATATGAACGGGGTACTCATGGGTTTATGGATGTTTGGGATTTATCTCTTCCCTGAATTGCGTGTCAGATTCGTTCTTATTGCATATGACACTGCCACATTCGCACCGACCCTGCAACTCGTGGATATCGCCGGCCGAGCACTCACCAATCCCGGTGACGACTCGGTCTCCAACTCGGTCCTCAACCCCTCGCCATTCGTTCTGTTTCACATCTCCTATGCCCGCGAAGCAAAAATATTAACGTTGTCCAGCGTTTATCGATGTCCACGTGGCGGAATAAGCTTCAAGGAGGAGTAGATTATCCTGCTTCGGGGGTTCATGGTACCATCGTATACCGATCCACCGGGCCTATAAAGACTCGTTTTTCCCGTGGCTATCGTCGTCTTCCAAAACGGCTAAAACGGGAACGTAAAGGTCGGAAGCCTAAGGGAGGGGAAGATGGCACGCAAGCCGTCCGACCCTCCCAAGATGATGCCTCCGCAAACCGGATTATCCTCTGTCGCCTTTCCTCCCGGCCGACGGTGGCAGCTGATCGCGAAGGAGAAACAGAAGCCGAAGCTGGGAGCCCGGTTGGCGGAGGCGGCCGGGGAGACGGCGGCGGAGTGCGCGGCCATCGTCTGCTGCTGCCCCTGCGGCCTTGCGAACCTACTGTTCACCGCGGCCGTCAAATTGCCGGCAGGGCTCGTCCGTCGGGCCCTGCGGCACAAGAGGAAGCATGGCGCCGGCTTCGGCAAGAGGAAAGCCGGGCTCTTTCGGAACAGAGTTGGCTCcctcgacgacgacgacttcgGTATCTATTCGGGGTCTCTTCTGGTGGCGCTGGATGCCGAGGAGGTGTGGCCAGTGAAGGTGGCGTCGCCGGAGGTGTTGGCGTTGGAGAAGGAGATGTCGAAGAGGTTCTACAGCGCGGGGTTTTGGCGGAGCCCTTCGCAGAAGGAGTAGTGGGGTCGCCGTGCCTCTCTCGAGAAGGGAAAGGATTAAAAGCTCAGAACTTTGCCCCTCTCGCATGGAGAAACAGAGGAGAAGCGTTCGATGTCCCAACCAAAGGTGGTATCTTTTCAGGATCTCTGCTTCCAATTGACATcctcttgtacatttcaaagagaAATTGAATCCACTCCAAATACGAATCTATTGTTATAAAAGACATGGACTAAAAGTGCATGAACTCCGTGTTTAATTCATCGAGAAAAAGATGGCATTTTGGTTGTAAAAGTCCGATCTTGATTTTGTGATCAAAGCTCCTTTCAACGAGAAACAGATCCCCTGAAATCAAACAAAACTCATATACAGCATAAATTTcttttcagatcaaaatttccaacataaATTTTCAGGCATCTCATTGGTTTATACGTGTGAAATAGAAGGATTGGTCAGCACGCTATCATCTTCTCCCACCAAGGAGACGTCAAACACCAGCGTCGCTTTCAGCGTAGCTGGAATTGGAACCTTTCCTTGCAAGAAAATGACATGGTTTCCTGTTCTTACCTAATTATATGaactaatatataattaatcctaaatagatattaatgattaaaaaataattttataaaaaaaaaagagaataaatttATGTAACTTTTGAAAGCACAAACTTCTCCTAtcaactaattaaaaataatatgtaattaggccattgagataaaaaaaaaaataataataataattaatgatTTCTTGAAACTGCATTCCTTCCATATCATATTCCTAGTATCAAATTTCATGGTCAACACAATAAGTTGGATGGATCGATTGGATCGTTGACCTGATCCCTACCAATTTTGACTTGACTTTTCTCGAACTAGCTTTAACGTTGGTGAGATCTTTCGTATCCTTACCTAACTACTACTTTCACCCAATTGGAATTTGAACCCCCAATTGCATCCTAAGTCAAGATCACATCTATCTAAACTTACCATCCCCGACTCCAATTGATCTTACTCATGATAAATTGACATTAATTAGTTGAGTAGATCATATGTATAAAATTGAACTTAAATTTACAAGCTAATAAAGAATATCCTAGCACCAAATGTAGAGCAACACCAGGCAGCCTCAAAGGAGTTGACATGAAACAACCTGGCATGTGTCCGATAGGGAGAATGGCTAACCCGACAAATATTGTATGATCAACTCTGTGCTGCTTGGACTGTACGAGTCGACGTTGTA comes from the Musa acuminata AAA Group cultivar baxijiao chromosome BXJ2-8, Cavendish_Baxijiao_AAA, whole genome shotgun sequence genome and includes:
- the LOC135618705 gene encoding uncharacterized protein LOC135618705 produces the protein MARKPSDPPKMMPPQTGLSSVAFPPGRRWQLIAKEKQKPKLGARLAEAAGETAAECAAIVCCCPCGLANLLFTAAVKLPAGLVRRALRHKRKHGAGFGKRKAGLFRNRVGSLDDDDFGIYSGSLLVALDAEEVWPVKVASPEVLALEKEMSKRFYSAGFWRSPSQKE